A genome region from Stenotrophomonas maltophilia includes the following:
- a CDS encoding LolA family protein: MRRLPALSLLACLLLAACDRAPAPASTGAPVPAADPAQAVLGASQRFAALNSFHAELEVLGAPQPVRSAMDFVAPDRFRVQTPGGPQTIIGDTMFLQADGAIRQVPTPPGLLEQWRNPLPADALPADLQAEDLGSQSLDGIQTRHYRLRGAQPGERLEYWVDAQGLPRQIVRSGDSNGRSFQLRLRYSRFNDPALRIDLP, translated from the coding sequence ATGCGCCGGTTGCCCGCCCTGTCCCTGCTGGCCTGCCTGCTGCTGGCTGCCTGCGATCGCGCGCCGGCGCCGGCCAGCACCGGAGCCCCCGTGCCCGCAGCAGATCCGGCGCAGGCCGTATTGGGCGCCAGCCAGCGCTTTGCGGCCCTGAATAGTTTCCATGCCGAGCTGGAGGTGCTGGGCGCACCGCAGCCGGTACGCAGCGCCATGGACTTCGTCGCCCCCGACCGCTTCCGGGTGCAGACCCCGGGCGGGCCGCAGACGATCATTGGCGACACCATGTTCCTGCAGGCCGACGGCGCGATCCGCCAGGTTCCCACCCCGCCGGGCCTGCTGGAGCAGTGGCGCAATCCATTGCCGGCCGACGCCCTGCCTGCCGACCTGCAGGCCGAGGATCTGGGCAGCCAATCGCTGGATGGGATCCAGACCCGTCACTACCGCCTGCGCGGCGCGCAGCCCGGCGAACGCCTGGAGTACTGGGTGGACGCCCAGGGCCTGCCGAGGCAGATCGTGCGCAGCGGCGACAGCAATGGCCGCAGTTTCCAGCTGCGCCTGCGCTATTCGCGCTTCAACGACCCGGCATTGCGTATCGATCTGCCCTGA
- the glpK gene encoding glycerol kinase GlpK, translated as MTPRYVLAIDQGTTSSRAILFDRAGDVVGSAQREFAQIFPQPGWVEHDPREILTSVYATLTELLTREQIEPRHIAALGITNQRETTVVWDRATGQPIHNAIVWQSRQSHAICERLKSDGHEALVRERTGLLIDAYFSATKVRWILDHVEGAQQRAERGELLFGTIDSWLVWNLSGGQAHVTDYSNAARTLLFNIHTLDWDDDLLALLDIPRAMLPQVRDSSAVYAHTRPQFFFDHPIPIAGIAGDQQAALFGQACFQPGMVKNTYGTGCFMLMHTGTQAVRSRNGLLTTIAWGLDGRVEYALEGSIFIAGSVVQWLRDGLRMIDRASDSQALAAQVPDSGGAYLVPAFVGLGAPYWRSDVRGAMFGLTRGTRKAHFVRAALEAMAYQTRDVLDAMQSDAGIALTELRADGGAIGNDFLAGFQADILGVPLLRPRLTETTALGAAYLAGLAVGFWTSREQIAAQWGLDRRFAPQMDVARREKLYAGWQQAVAATLAFHVD; from the coding sequence ATGACGCCCCGCTACGTGCTGGCCATCGACCAGGGCACCACCAGTTCGCGCGCGATCCTGTTCGACCGTGCTGGCGACGTCGTCGGCAGTGCGCAGCGCGAGTTCGCGCAGATCTTCCCGCAACCGGGCTGGGTCGAGCATGACCCGCGCGAGATCCTCACCAGCGTCTATGCCACGCTGACCGAACTGCTCACCCGCGAACAGATCGAACCGCGCCATATCGCCGCGCTGGGCATCACCAACCAGCGCGAGACCACCGTGGTCTGGGACCGCGCCACCGGCCAGCCGATCCACAATGCCATCGTCTGGCAGTCGCGGCAGAGCCACGCCATCTGCGAGCGGCTGAAGTCCGACGGGCATGAGGCACTGGTCCGCGAACGCACCGGCCTGCTGATCGACGCCTATTTCTCCGCTACCAAGGTGCGCTGGATCCTCGACCACGTGGAAGGTGCGCAGCAACGCGCCGAGCGTGGCGAGCTGCTGTTCGGCACCATCGACAGCTGGCTTGTGTGGAACCTCAGTGGCGGCCAGGCGCATGTGACCGACTACAGCAATGCCGCGCGCACCCTGCTGTTCAACATCCACACGCTGGACTGGGATGACGACCTGCTGGCGCTGCTGGACATACCCCGCGCGATGCTGCCGCAGGTACGCGATTCCAGCGCGGTGTATGCGCACACCCGGCCGCAGTTCTTCTTCGACCACCCGATTCCGATCGCCGGCATCGCCGGAGACCAGCAAGCGGCGCTGTTCGGCCAGGCCTGCTTCCAGCCGGGCATGGTCAAGAACACCTATGGCACCGGCTGCTTCATGCTGATGCACACCGGCACGCAGGCGGTACGATCCCGTAACGGCCTGCTGACCACCATTGCCTGGGGCCTGGATGGCCGTGTGGAATATGCGCTGGAAGGCTCGATCTTCATCGCCGGCTCGGTGGTGCAGTGGCTGCGCGACGGCCTGCGCATGATCGACCGTGCCAGTGACAGCCAGGCATTGGCCGCGCAGGTGCCCGACAGTGGTGGCGCCTACCTGGTGCCGGCGTTCGTCGGCCTGGGCGCCCCCTATTGGCGCAGTGATGTGCGCGGCGCGATGTTCGGCCTGACCCGCGGCACCCGCAAGGCGCACTTCGTGCGCGCAGCGCTGGAGGCGATGGCGTACCAGACCCGCGATGTGCTCGACGCGATGCAGTCCGATGCGGGCATCGCGCTGACCGAACTGCGCGCCGACGGCGGTGCAATCGGTAATGACTTCCTGGCCGGCTTCCAGGCCGACATCCTCGGCGTGCCGCTGCTGCGGCCACGGTTGACCGAGACCACTGCACTGGGCGCGGCCTACCTGGCCGGTCTGGCGGTGGGGTTCTGGACCAGCCGCGAACAGATCGCAGCGCAGTGGGGCCTGGACCGGCGCTTCGCGCCACAGATGGACGTGGCCCGGCGCGAGAAGCTGTATGCCGGGTGGCAGCAGGCCGTGGCGGCCACCCTCGCCTTCCACGTCGATTGA
- a CDS encoding OmpW/AlkL family protein: MRSIRILSLALLTSAAFAPAAFAQDSSSTDTASGKHFAVVGGVALLQPKNDPIDGIKKVDGGPAPTVSFSYYINDNWAVELWGAADKFDHKVKGPNNARLGNVEQQPVALSGQYHFGQADNVFRPFVGVGYYQSSFSNETLADGSSSDIRLKDAKGVIGTVGVDMNINSTWFARADARYMRSRPDVKVGGEKIGEAKMDPWTVGFGIGARF; the protein is encoded by the coding sequence ATGCGCTCCATCCGTATCCTGAGTCTCGCCCTGCTGACCTCCGCCGCCTTCGCGCCGGCCGCTTTCGCCCAGGACAGCAGCTCCACCGATACCGCTTCGGGCAAGCATTTTGCCGTGGTTGGCGGCGTCGCGCTGCTGCAGCCGAAGAATGATCCGATCGACGGCATCAAGAAGGTCGATGGCGGTCCGGCGCCGACCGTCAGCTTCAGCTACTACATCAACGACAACTGGGCCGTTGAACTGTGGGGCGCCGCCGACAAGTTCGACCACAAGGTGAAGGGCCCGAACAATGCCCGTCTGGGCAACGTCGAGCAGCAGCCGGTCGCGCTGAGCGGCCAGTACCACTTCGGCCAGGCTGACAACGTGTTCCGTCCGTTCGTGGGCGTGGGCTACTACCAGTCCAGCTTCAGCAATGAAACGCTGGCTGACGGCAGCAGCTCCGACATCCGCCTCAAGGATGCCAAGGGTGTGATCGGCACCGTCGGCGTGGACATGAACATCAACTCCACCTGGTTCGCCCGTGCCGATGCCCGCTACATGCGTTCGCGTCCGGACGTGAAGGTCGGCGGCGAGAAGATCGGCGAAGCGAAGATGGATCCGTGGACCGTCGGCTTCGGCATCGGCGCCCGCTTCTGA
- a CDS encoding DUF481 domain-containing protein produces the protein MSLRVSLLIPLLLCAPLAYAQDASELAAMSSPWSGSGGELGFASARGNSSTESFNGRLRLRYTDGDWVHSMDLAGLRSSSKVTETRDDGTTTRRNNTTANRYTGSAGSALQLGEHRQLTATVRTERDDFATYDRQSSFGLGYGTRLWNTERFSFDAQIGPGVRRTHSTEDDRTRTGMIGRGLFDMKYSLTDNTDLVNTLLVESGSYNTFGQNDFGVSVSMNEHLALKAGWQARYNSDVAEDKRKTDTLTTMNVVYKFK, from the coding sequence ATGTCCCTGCGCGTGTCCCTGCTGATCCCCCTGCTGCTGTGCGCGCCGCTCGCGTATGCACAGGATGCCTCCGAACTGGCGGCGATGTCTTCGCCGTGGAGCGGCAGTGGCGGCGAGCTCGGCTTCGCCTCGGCACGCGGCAACAGCAGCACCGAGAGCTTCAACGGCCGCCTGCGCCTGCGCTACACCGACGGCGACTGGGTGCACAGCATGGACCTGGCCGGCCTGCGTTCCAGCTCCAAGGTGACCGAGACCCGCGACGACGGCACCACCACCCGCCGCAACAACACCACCGCCAACCGCTACACCGGCAGTGCCGGCAGCGCGCTGCAGCTGGGCGAGCACCGCCAGCTGACCGCGACGGTACGTACCGAGCGCGACGATTTCGCCACCTACGACCGCCAGAGCTCGTTCGGCCTGGGTTACGGCACCCGCCTGTGGAACACCGAGCGCTTCTCGTTCGACGCGCAGATCGGCCCCGGTGTGCGCCGCACCCACAGCACCGAGGACGACCGCACCCGCACCGGCATGATCGGCCGCGGCCTGTTCGACATGAAGTACTCGCTGACCGACAACACCGACCTGGTCAACACCCTGCTGGTCGAATCCGGTTCGTACAACACCTTCGGCCAGAACGACTTCGGCGTGTCGGTGAGCATGAACGAGCATCTGGCGCTGAAGGCCGGCTGGCAGGCGCGTTACAACAGTGACGTGGCCGAGGACAAGCGCAAGACCGATACGCTGACCACGATGAACGTGGTCTACAAGTTCAAGTAA
- the glpD gene encoding glycerol-3-phosphate dehydrogenase: MHEVDLLVIGGGINGAGIARDAAGRGLRVLLCEQDDLAAHTSSASSKLIHGGLRYLEQGEFGLVRKALGEREVVRRQAPHLVRPLRFVLPWEPHLRPRWMLRTGLWLYDHLGRRSPAFPASRALDLQRDPLGPWLSPDLRQAFSYADAQVDDARLVLLNALDAAQRGARVHVRSRCVELRPVQGRWQATLEATDGRQQTVIAHAVANAAGPWAGGLLERMQARDGGPALRLVQGSHIVLRRPWPDDSACLLQQPDGRVVFLLPFAHDHLLVGTTDTDYRGNPARCSVLPSEVDYLCEAANRYLREPITPEDVVWQFAGVRPLLADPDPRAAKLSRDYRLQLQSGPAPALHVLGGKLTTYRVLAEEALELLRPALLQMGPAWTAAGHPLPGSDWGDAAQAHSRLQALAPWLPSCTAQRWAEAYGSRSAALLQGAHGLEDLGEDLGAGLHAREVTFLRDHEWARSAEDVLWRRSKLGLRLDAAQVARLQAWMGQPTL; encoded by the coding sequence ATGCACGAAGTCGACCTGCTGGTGATCGGTGGCGGCATCAACGGCGCTGGCATCGCCCGTGATGCGGCCGGCCGCGGCCTGCGGGTGCTGTTGTGCGAGCAGGATGACCTGGCCGCGCACACCTCCAGCGCCAGCAGCAAGCTGATCCACGGCGGCCTGCGCTACCTGGAACAGGGCGAGTTCGGACTGGTGCGCAAGGCACTGGGTGAACGCGAAGTGGTACGCCGGCAGGCCCCTCATCTGGTCCGTCCGTTGCGCTTCGTACTGCCATGGGAACCCCACCTGCGACCGCGCTGGATGCTGCGCACGGGCCTGTGGCTGTATGACCATCTCGGCCGGCGCAGCCCGGCGTTCCCCGCCTCGCGCGCACTGGACCTGCAACGCGACCCGCTCGGCCCCTGGCTCTCCCCGGATCTGCGGCAGGCCTTCAGCTACGCCGATGCGCAGGTCGACGACGCGCGGCTGGTGCTGCTCAATGCGTTGGACGCCGCCCAGCGTGGCGCACGGGTGCATGTGCGCAGCCGCTGCGTCGAACTGCGCCCTGTGCAGGGCCGTTGGCAGGCCACGCTGGAAGCCACCGACGGCCGGCAGCAAACGGTGATCGCCCACGCCGTTGCCAATGCGGCCGGTCCCTGGGCAGGAGGCCTGCTGGAACGGATGCAGGCGCGCGATGGCGGCCCTGCCCTGCGCCTGGTACAGGGCAGCCACATCGTGCTGCGCCGGCCCTGGCCCGACGACAGTGCCTGCCTGCTTCAGCAACCCGATGGCCGCGTGGTGTTCCTGCTGCCCTTCGCCCACGACCACCTGCTGGTCGGCACCACCGACACCGACTACCGCGGCAACCCGGCCCGATGCAGCGTGCTGCCTTCCGAAGTGGACTATCTGTGCGAGGCCGCCAATCGCTACCTGCGCGAACCCATCACCCCGGAAGACGTGGTCTGGCAGTTCGCAGGGGTTCGCCCGTTGCTGGCCGATCCGGACCCGCGTGCAGCGAAGCTGAGCCGTGACTACCGCCTGCAACTGCAGTCCGGCCCGGCGCCTGCACTGCACGTGCTGGGCGGCAAGCTGACCACGTACCGGGTGCTGGCCGAAGAAGCGCTGGAGCTGCTGCGCCCTGCCCTGCTGCAGATGGGACCGGCATGGACAGCAGCGGGCCACCCGCTGCCGGGCAGCGACTGGGGCGACGCCGCGCAGGCGCACTCCCGCCTGCAGGCATTGGCACCGTGGCTGCCCTCCTGTACGGCGCAGCGTTGGGCCGAGGCCTACGGCAGCCGCAGTGCTGCGCTGCTGCAGGGCGCGCACGGCCTGGAAGATCTTGGCGAGGACCTTGGTGCGGGCCTGCACGCGCGCGAGGTCACCTTCCTGCGTGACCACGAATGGGCGCGTAGCGCTGAAGACGTGCTGTGGCGAAGGAGCAAGCTGGGATTGCGGCTGGACGCCGCCCAGGTGGCCCGGCTGCAGGCGTGGATGGGGCAACCCACCCTGTAG
- a CDS encoding helix-turn-helix transcriptional regulator gives MDRYERITALHRLLKSARYPVTVATLQDKLGCSRATVYRDLAFLRDALMAPIEGDGEAGFRYQADESDRFELPGLWLSSEELHALLASQHLLARTGGGVLSSVLAPLQQRIESLLAAQAGVSNWPVDRVRVIPHRGRKFDEGSFRSVASAVLERRQLAFEYRARSTDEPTKRTVSPQRLTHYRDNWYLDAWDHDREALRSFAVDRIHKARVVDSTARDVADSELDEQLGASYGIFSGAPKGWATILFSAKAARWVADEHWHSKQQGRFLADGRYELKVPYSVSRELLMDVLHYGSDAEIVEPVMLREQAKALLELALSNYEKS, from the coding sequence ATGGACCGATACGAACGCATCACCGCCCTGCATCGTCTGCTCAAGTCCGCGCGCTATCCGGTGACGGTGGCGACCCTGCAGGACAAGCTCGGTTGTTCCCGTGCCACCGTCTACCGCGACCTGGCCTTCCTGCGCGATGCGCTGATGGCACCGATCGAGGGCGACGGCGAGGCCGGCTTCCGCTACCAGGCCGACGAGAGCGACCGCTTCGAGCTGCCCGGCCTGTGGCTCAGCTCGGAGGAGCTGCATGCCCTGCTGGCCTCGCAGCACCTGCTGGCGCGGACCGGCGGCGGCGTGCTGTCCTCGGTGCTGGCGCCGCTGCAGCAGCGTATCGAGAGCCTGCTGGCAGCCCAGGCCGGTGTCTCCAACTGGCCGGTGGACCGTGTGCGGGTAATCCCGCACCGCGGACGCAAGTTCGATGAAGGCAGCTTCCGCAGCGTGGCCTCGGCGGTGCTGGAGCGCCGCCAGCTGGCGTTCGAGTACCGTGCCCGTTCCACCGACGAGCCGACCAAGCGCACCGTCTCGCCGCAGCGCCTGACCCATTACCGCGACAACTGGTACCTGGATGCCTGGGACCATGACCGCGAAGCCCTGCGCAGCTTCGCCGTGGACCGCATCCACAAGGCGCGGGTGGTCGACAGTACTGCCCGCGACGTGGCCGACAGCGAGCTGGACGAGCAGCTGGGTGCCAGCTACGGCATCTTCTCCGGCGCACCGAAGGGCTGGGCGACCATCCTGTTCAGTGCCAAGGCCGCGCGCTGGGTGGCCGACGAGCACTGGCACTCCAAGCAGCAGGGCCGCTTCCTGGCCGATGGCCGCTATGAACTGAAGGTGCCGTACAGCGTCTCCCGCGAGCTGCTGATGGACGTGCTGCACTACGGCTCGGATGCCGAGATCGTCGAGCCGGTGATGCTGCGCGAGCAGGCCAAGGCGCTGCTCGAGCTGGCCCTGAGCAACTACGAAAAATCCTGA
- a CDS encoding MetQ/NlpA family ABC transporter substrate-binding protein, whose amino-acid sequence MKKTLLLPLLAAALALTACGKSGEPSQKLVVAATAVPHAEILEVVKPILKQEGVDLDVRVFNDYVQPNDQLVQKQVDANYFQTEPYLDAYNRDRKTDLVKVIGVHIEPFGAYSRKIKSLAELREGADVVIPNDPSNNSRALILLHKAGVIALKDPTNALSTQRDIIANPKNLKFRELDSAMLPRVLDQVDLALINTNYALDAGLNPTQDALAIESKDSPYVNFLVARPDNKDDARVQKLAKALTSPQVKAFIETKYKGAVLPAF is encoded by the coding sequence ATGAAGAAGACCCTGTTGCTGCCCCTGCTTGCCGCTGCGCTGGCCCTGACCGCCTGTGGCAAGTCCGGCGAACCCTCGCAGAAGCTGGTGGTGGCTGCCACGGCCGTGCCGCACGCCGAGATCCTCGAGGTGGTCAAGCCGATCCTCAAGCAGGAAGGCGTGGACCTGGACGTGCGCGTGTTCAACGACTACGTGCAGCCCAACGACCAGCTGGTGCAGAAGCAGGTGGACGCCAACTACTTCCAGACCGAACCGTACCTGGATGCCTACAACCGCGACCGCAAGACCGACCTGGTGAAGGTGATCGGCGTGCACATCGAACCGTTCGGTGCGTACTCACGCAAGATCAAGTCGCTGGCCGAGCTGCGCGAAGGCGCCGACGTAGTGATCCCGAACGACCCGAGCAACAACAGCCGCGCGCTGATCCTGCTGCACAAGGCCGGCGTGATCGCGCTGAAGGACCCGACCAACGCCCTGTCGACCCAGCGCGACATCATCGCCAACCCGAAGAACCTGAAGTTCCGCGAGCTGGACTCGGCGATGCTGCCGCGCGTGCTGGACCAGGTCGACCTGGCCCTGATAAACACCAACTACGCGCTGGACGCCGGCCTCAACCCGACCCAGGACGCACTGGCGATCGAGAGCAAGGATTCGCCGTACGTGAACTTCCTGGTCGCGCGGCCGGACAACAAGGACGACGCCCGCGTGCAGAAGCTGGCCAAGGCCCTGACCAGCCCGCAGGTGAAGGCTTTCATCGAGACCAAGTACAAGGGCGCGGTGCTGCCGGCGTTCTGA